In Luteitalea sp. TBR-22, one genomic interval encodes:
- a CDS encoding glycosyltransferase, translating into MKIAFIIQRYGTEILGGSEYHCRLIAERMAARHHVDVLTTCAREYTTWKNEYPEGTDRVRGVNVRRFANARTRDLESFNAFSDWIFNYPHSREDEMRWLEEQGPWCPALLEYLQRSHQQYDVLVFFTYLYAPTVLGLQIAPKKSILVPTAHDEPAIHLGIYRDLFAAAHAVAFNTETEKAFLMRTFDLRPLAGETVGCGVDLLDTEGHGKPRRGVDAPLEGPLVPEDEPEAAAQAPKDGVPRGRRGRGPRPERPVSDRKRGIGEAFRRRHRLFGHVALYGGRIDPGKGCEELFEYFDTYRQAGGDATLALMGAKLMPIPETPWIRFAGMLPEAERLQALDAADVVIVPSPLESLSLLALEAMAMGTPVLCNARAEVLVEHCRRSNAGLYYADRDEFVESLSVLMADDRLRRAMGRNGRAYVDANYRWDVILGKYDRLIGGLMGTPAPRASSSAAR; encoded by the coding sequence GTGAAGATCGCGTTCATCATCCAGCGCTACGGCACCGAGATCCTCGGCGGATCCGAGTACCACTGCCGGCTCATCGCCGAGCGCATGGCCGCGCGGCACCACGTGGACGTGCTCACCACCTGCGCCCGCGAGTACACCACCTGGAAGAACGAGTACCCGGAGGGCACCGACCGGGTCCGCGGCGTCAACGTCCGGCGGTTCGCCAACGCGCGCACGCGCGATCTCGAGTCGTTCAACGCGTTCTCGGACTGGATCTTCAACTACCCGCACAGCCGCGAGGACGAGATGCGGTGGCTGGAGGAACAGGGGCCGTGGTGCCCGGCGCTGCTCGAGTACCTGCAGCGCTCGCACCAGCAGTACGACGTGCTCGTCTTCTTCACCTACCTGTATGCGCCCACCGTCCTGGGCCTGCAGATCGCCCCGAAGAAGAGCATCCTCGTGCCCACCGCGCACGACGAGCCGGCCATCCACCTCGGGATCTACCGCGACCTGTTCGCCGCGGCGCACGCCGTGGCGTTCAACACCGAGACCGAGAAGGCGTTCCTGATGCGCACCTTCGACCTGCGACCGCTGGCGGGCGAGACGGTGGGCTGCGGCGTCGACCTGCTCGACACCGAGGGCCACGGCAAGCCGCGGCGGGGCGTCGACGCGCCGCTCGAGGGGCCACTCGTGCCCGAGGACGAACCCGAGGCCGCGGCCCAGGCGCCGAAGGACGGCGTGCCGCGTGGCCGACGCGGCCGCGGTCCGCGCCCCGAGCGGCCGGTGAGCGACCGCAAGCGTGGCATCGGCGAGGCCTTCCGTCGTCGGCATCGCCTCTTCGGCCATGTCGCGCTCTACGGCGGCCGCATCGATCCGGGCAAGGGTTGCGAGGAACTCTTCGAGTACTTCGACACCTACCGGCAGGCCGGTGGCGACGCCACGCTCGCGCTGATGGGCGCCAAGCTGATGCCCATCCCCGAGACGCCGTGGATCCGCTTCGCCGGGATGCTGCCCGAAGCCGAGCGCCTGCAGGCCCTCGACGCCGCCGACGTCGTCATCGTGCCGTCGCCCCTCGAGAGCCTCTCGCTGCTCGCTCTCGAGGCGATGGCGATGGGCACGCCGGTGCTGTGCAACGCCCGCGCCGAGGTCCTCGTCGAGCACTGCCGCCGCAGCAACGCCGGCCTGTACTACGCCGATCGCGACGAGTTCGTCGAGTCCCTGTCGGTGCTGATGGCCGACGACCGGCTGCGGCGCGCGATGGGGCGCAACGGACGCGCCTACGTCGATGCCAATTACCGGTGGGACGTCATCCTCGGCAAGTACGACCGCCTGATCGGCGGCCTCATGGGCACGCCAGCGCCTCGCGCGTCTTCGTCAGCAGCGCGCTGA
- a CDS encoding glycosyltransferase family 4 protein has translation MHQWVPAAHKGDAIGDSARRVRALLRARGHASEIFALTIDDDLRHEVRPFGDPEARRGDVTIFHFALPSPMTAAFASLPGGRVLQYHNITPAHFFADYAPHICRLAMLGRQELATLVGHADLALGDSTYNREELDALGFAPTGVMPIAMDLERITAAPRRPALEKILGDGLTNILFVGRIAPNKRIEDHIRLAEHYKRYVDSHYRFIFVGRYDAVPSYYATVRALMEKYQMPADRFWFTGPVPNADLAAFYRYASAYVSLSEHEGFCVPLLEAMAAGVPVLAYGAAAVPETMGGAGVVFTPKDLEFAAEWLGRLIYDDTLRKAIIEGQYARLEAFSEARMQAHLDALLAPFA, from the coding sequence GTGCACCAATGGGTCCCGGCCGCGCACAAGGGCGACGCCATCGGCGACTCGGCCCGGCGCGTCCGCGCCCTGCTGCGGGCGCGCGGCCACGCCTCCGAGATCTTCGCGCTGACCATCGACGACGACCTCCGCCACGAGGTGCGGCCCTTCGGCGATCCCGAGGCCAGGCGCGGCGACGTCACCATCTTCCACTTCGCGTTGCCGTCGCCGATGACGGCCGCGTTCGCCTCGCTGCCCGGCGGGCGGGTGCTGCAGTACCACAACATCACGCCGGCGCACTTCTTCGCCGACTACGCGCCGCACATCTGCCGCCTCGCGATGCTCGGGCGGCAGGAACTGGCCACGCTTGTCGGCCACGCCGACCTCGCGCTCGGCGACAGCACCTACAACCGCGAGGAGCTCGACGCGCTCGGCTTCGCCCCGACCGGCGTGATGCCGATCGCCATGGATCTCGAGCGGATCACGGCAGCGCCGCGCCGGCCGGCGCTCGAGAAGATCCTCGGCGACGGCCTGACCAACATCCTCTTCGTCGGGCGGATCGCGCCCAACAAGCGCATCGAGGACCACATCCGGCTGGCCGAGCACTACAAGCGCTACGTCGACAGCCATTACCGCTTCATCTTCGTGGGCCGGTACGATGCGGTTCCGTCGTACTACGCGACGGTGCGCGCGCTGATGGAGAAGTACCAGATGCCGGCCGACCGCTTCTGGTTCACCGGGCCCGTGCCCAACGCCGACCTCGCGGCCTTCTACCGCTACGCGAGCGCCTATGTGTCGCTCAGCGAGCACGAGGGGTTCTGCGTACCGCTGCTCGAGGCGATGGCCGCGGGCGTGCCGGTGCTGGCCTACGGCGCGGCGGCCGTCCCCGAGACGATGGGCGGCGCGGGCGTGGTGTTCACGCCCAAGGATCTCGAGTTCGCGGCCGAGTGGCTCGGCCGGCTCATCTACGACGACACGCTGCGCAAGGCCATCATCGAGGGCCAGTACGCGCGGCTCGAGGCGTTCAGCGAGGCACGCATGCAGGCACACCTCGATGCCCTGCTCGCGCCGTTCGCCTGA